The following proteins are encoded in a genomic region of Halomicroarcula saliterrae:
- a CDS encoding NAD(P)/FAD-dependent oxidoreductase: MSDSYQVAIAGAGPAGAQCARDLVTRGYDVVVLETESEEAFPAQSDKSTGGTFASMMTSFGVPDDVVMHGTDSVVFESPNEHFVRDQPGFVLEYGDFKQFLVDDGRENGVEYRFDARVRDPIVEGGEVVGIRYNRDTELYADIVIDATGPAATLAKDLGVVDLERQNHAIGIEYLFEGVDLNYPGYADLTDSMMLRLDHTYAPGGYSWIFHTGEDTAKVGVCYIQNESYRQHSSQDRTVNEYLEHWLDTDPRFQDARRVADTQVRGSAHVQPPESMSTDSFIAIGDTVPSVDPVWGEGIYKCMKSGRAAAMTADRCLHGSVDTSAPETAVYDDLWHEEVATRQDRRLMMMRLLYLAPNDRYDQLVRDLNELDRDIVSDINKGNKFEIAKLLYPRDLRYLWKYWRET, from the coding sequence ATGAGCGATAGCTATCAGGTGGCAATCGCTGGCGCAGGCCCGGCCGGGGCCCAGTGCGCCCGGGATCTCGTCACGCGTGGGTACGATGTGGTCGTCCTGGAAACAGAGTCCGAGGAGGCCTTCCCGGCACAGAGCGACAAGTCCACCGGTGGAACCTTCGCGTCGATGATGACCTCGTTCGGGGTCCCGGACGACGTGGTCATGCACGGGACGGACTCGGTGGTTTTCGAGTCCCCGAACGAACACTTCGTCAGGGACCAACCGGGCTTCGTGCTGGAATACGGCGATTTCAAACAGTTCCTGGTCGACGACGGCCGAGAGAACGGCGTGGAGTATCGCTTTGACGCACGCGTCCGTGACCCAATCGTCGAGGGCGGGGAGGTCGTCGGTATCAGATACAACCGTGATACGGAACTGTACGCGGACATCGTCATCGACGCGACAGGACCAGCAGCGACGCTCGCGAAGGACCTGGGCGTTGTCGATCTCGAACGCCAGAACCACGCAATCGGGATAGAGTACCTGTTCGAGGGCGTCGATCTGAACTATCCGGGATACGCCGACCTCACCGATTCGATGATGTTACGACTCGATCACACCTACGCACCTGGGGGGTATTCCTGGATTTTCCACACCGGTGAAGACACTGCGAAAGTGGGCGTCTGTTACATCCAGAACGAAAGCTACCGCCAGCATTCGAGCCAAGATCGGACCGTAAACGAGTATCTGGAACACTGGCTCGATACCGATCCGCGCTTTCAGGACGCCAGACGGGTCGCGGATACGCAGGTTCGAGGCTCTGCCCACGTCCAGCCCCCGGAGTCTATGAGCACCGACTCCTTCATCGCGATCGGTGACACCGTCCCGTCGGTCGATCCAGTCTGGGGAGAGGGAATCTACAAATGCATGAAATCGGGTCGTGCAGCGGCCATGACAGCTGACCGGTGCCTCCATGGCTCGGTGGACACATCGGCGCCAGAGACGGCGGTGTACGACGACCTCTGGCACGAGGAGGTCGCCACCCGACAGGACCGCCGTCTGATGATGATGCGGCTGCTGTATCTCGCTCCCAACGACCGATACGATCAGCTCGTCCGGGACCTGAACGAGCTGGATCGCGATATCGTGTCGGACATCAACAAGGGGAACAAGTTCGAGATCGCCAAGCTCCTGTATCCCCGCGATCTCCGCTACCTCTGGAAATACTGGCGAGAGACCTGA